The Mycolicibacterium mageritense genome contains a region encoding:
- a CDS encoding aromatic ring-hydroxylating oxygenase subunit alpha produces the protein MTTAASGAAPGSAPSLPESLIPTLAGHYYTHPEVFALEQEKIFEKMWFCVVRASDLDKPGAFKTVQVGRESVLVTRSRKGDINAFFNLCRHRGARLCTEEAGEVKRAFQCPYHAWTYDLDGKLVAAPNLTKMPDIDRVEYGLRKIAVKEWLGYVWVCLAEEPPSFEDTVMQEVVDRLGDIESIDHYTVAELSVGRRIVYDVKANWKLIIENFMECYHCATIHPELTEVLPEFADGYAAQFYVGHGAEFGEDVKGFTVDGSEGLDHIPGVTEDQDRRYYAITVRPQVFVNLVPDHVIVHRMFPLAADRTVVECDWLYLPHVVESGRDVARSVELFHRVNQQDFDACERCQPAMDSRVYRDGGVLVPSEHHIGAFHDWLRDKLAE, from the coding sequence GTGACCACAGCAGCATCCGGGGCCGCCCCCGGATCCGCCCCGAGCCTGCCCGAGAGCCTCATTCCCACCCTGGCCGGGCATTACTACACCCATCCCGAGGTCTTCGCGCTCGAGCAGGAGAAGATCTTCGAGAAGATGTGGTTCTGTGTTGTGCGTGCCTCGGATCTGGACAAGCCGGGCGCCTTCAAGACCGTGCAGGTCGGTCGCGAGAGCGTGCTGGTGACCAGGTCACGCAAGGGCGACATCAACGCGTTTTTCAACCTGTGCCGCCATCGCGGGGCCAGGTTGTGCACCGAAGAGGCCGGTGAGGTCAAGCGTGCCTTCCAATGCCCTTATCACGCTTGGACTTACGATCTCGACGGCAAGCTGGTGGCCGCGCCGAACCTGACCAAGATGCCCGACATCGACCGGGTGGAGTACGGCTTGCGCAAGATCGCGGTCAAGGAATGGCTCGGCTACGTGTGGGTGTGTCTTGCCGAGGAGCCGCCGTCGTTCGAGGACACCGTCATGCAGGAGGTCGTGGACCGGCTCGGCGACATCGAATCGATCGACCATTACACGGTGGCCGAGCTGAGCGTGGGACGGCGGATCGTCTATGACGTCAAGGCCAACTGGAAGCTCATCATCGAGAACTTCATGGAGTGCTATCACTGTGCCACGATCCATCCGGAGCTGACCGAGGTGCTGCCGGAGTTCGCCGATGGGTATGCCGCGCAGTTCTATGTGGGGCATGGCGCCGAATTCGGGGAGGACGTCAAGGGATTCACCGTGGACGGGTCGGAGGGGCTCGACCACATTCCCGGCGTGACCGAGGACCAGGATCGGCGGTACTACGCCATCACGGTGCGGCCGCAGGTATTCGTGAACCTGGTGCCCGATCATGTGATCGTGCACCGGATGTTCCCGTTGGCCGCCGATCGCACTGTCGTGGAGTGTGACTGGCTCTACCTGCCGCACGTCGTGGAATCCGGTCGTGATGTCGCACGGTCGGTGGAGCTTTTCCATCGGGTCAACCAGCAGGATTTCGACGCATGTGAGCGGTGCCAGCCCGCGATGGACTCGCGTGTCTACCGCGACGGCGGCGTGCTGGTGCCCAGCGAGCACCACATTGGCGCGTTCCATGATTGGTTGCGCGACAAGCTCGCCGAGTGA
- a CDS encoding aldehyde dehydrogenase family protein codes for MNTEPDLLIGSQWRHAADGGTRQIVNPANGTVIATVDEATHDDALAAVAAARATFDAGEWPATPVSERAALLDRIADLLLRDKEPLAELETADTGKTLAESRIDIDDVVSVFRYYARLVATQSDRLVDVGDAGVISRVVHEPIGVCVLIAPWNYPLLQISWKIAPALAAGCTMVAKPSEVTPLSTIAFVRLAQEAGVPAGVLNLVQGSGAAVGAALTDNPDVDFISFTGGLSTGQHIARTAADHVSKVALELGGKNPHIVFADADWESSIDQVLTGVFLHSGQVCSAGTRLIVEESIADDFVAALAERAATIRMGDGTDPASETGPLVSKQHLEKVESYVALGIAEGAKLIVGGARPSDPALADGYFYLPTIFDRCDRSMRIVSEETFGPILTVERFTDEAEAIMLGNDTQYGLAAGVRTSDPARGERVVRALRHGTVWLNDFGYYTAAAEWGGFGKSGNGRELGPSGLAEYQELKHIWQNTAPKPAGWFGARNDG; via the coding sequence TTGAACACAGAACCGGATCTGCTCATCGGATCGCAGTGGCGGCACGCCGCCGACGGTGGAACGCGGCAGATTGTCAACCCTGCGAACGGCACCGTCATCGCCACCGTCGACGAGGCCACCCATGACGACGCCCTGGCCGCGGTGGCTGCGGCGCGCGCGACCTTCGACGCGGGGGAGTGGCCGGCCACACCGGTATCAGAGCGTGCGGCCCTGCTCGACCGGATCGCCGACCTGCTCCTGCGCGACAAGGAACCCCTCGCCGAACTGGAAACGGCTGACACCGGAAAAACCCTCGCCGAGAGTCGGATTGACATCGACGACGTCGTCTCGGTGTTCCGGTACTACGCACGGCTGGTGGCGACCCAGTCTGATCGGTTGGTGGATGTGGGCGACGCCGGTGTCATCAGTCGCGTGGTGCACGAGCCCATCGGGGTGTGCGTGCTCATCGCGCCGTGGAACTACCCGCTGCTGCAGATCTCCTGGAAGATCGCACCGGCGCTGGCCGCGGGATGCACCATGGTCGCCAAGCCCAGCGAGGTGACACCGCTGTCCACGATCGCGTTCGTACGGCTGGCGCAGGAGGCCGGCGTGCCCGCGGGCGTGCTGAATCTCGTACAGGGCAGCGGGGCAGCAGTCGGCGCGGCACTGACCGACAATCCCGACGTCGACTTCATCTCGTTCACCGGCGGGTTGAGCACGGGGCAGCACATCGCCAGAACGGCCGCCGACCACGTCAGCAAGGTGGCGCTCGAACTCGGCGGCAAGAATCCGCACATCGTGTTCGCCGACGCCGATTGGGAGAGCTCGATCGATCAGGTTCTCACCGGGGTTTTCCTGCACTCGGGCCAGGTGTGCTCGGCGGGAACCCGGCTGATCGTCGAAGAGTCGATCGCCGACGACTTCGTCGCCGCGCTCGCCGAACGGGCGGCGACCATCCGGATGGGCGACGGCACCGACCCCGCCAGTGAGACCGGGCCGCTGGTGTCCAAGCAGCACCTTGAGAAGGTCGAATCCTATGTGGCGCTTGGCATTGCAGAAGGCGCGAAGCTGATCGTCGGGGGCGCCCGGCCGAGTGATCCGGCGCTGGCCGACGGCTACTTCTACCTGCCGACGATTTTCGACCGGTGCGACCGCTCGATGCGGATCGTGTCGGAGGAGACCTTCGGTCCGATTCTCACGGTGGAGCGATTCACCGACGAGGCCGAGGCGATCATGCTCGGCAACGACACGCAGTACGGTCTCGCGGCGGGGGTACGGACCTCCGATCCGGCGCGGGGCGAACGTGTGGTGCGCGCACTGCGGCACGGCACGGTGTGGCTGAACGACTTCGGGTACTACACCGCCGCGGCGGAGTGGGGCGGATTCGGGAAGTCCGGGAACGGCCGTGAGCTGGGGCCCAGCGGTCTCGCGGAATACCAAGAACTCAAACACATCTGGCAGAACACCGCGCCAAAGCCTGCGGGCTGGTTCGGTGCGCGCAACGACGGCTAG
- a CDS encoding APC family permease codes for MTRNVTDAESDSGGLEDFGYKESLDRSIGKFASFAAGVSYISILTGTFQLFYVGFGNAGPAYLWSWPMVFIGQMAVALCFMELSAKYPVAGSVYNWSKKLGSRLVGWSSGWLMLTASIVTLSAVVLALQLNLPRLWSGFQIVGDGTGQYDFAANAIILGVILIAFTTTVNAFGVRLMAMINSAGVFIELIAAVLIAVILAFNIKRGPEVFFSTHGYGADLPGGFLGAFLVASLASLYVMYGFDTASSLGEETVEPRRTAPKAILRAILASFVIGGAILVFAVMSAPDLNDPLLGSPEGSLQYIVEKVMWGPLGKIFLICIVVAVTVCSLAVHTAAIRLTFAMARDNALPFGEKLARVHPKTQAPVVPAIVIGVISALILVINLGQPKVFTVLTSIAIIMIYLAYLMVTGPMLKKRLQGQWPPADLKPGNYFTMGRWGLAVNIFAVLWGVGMAVNLAWPRVAIYGDPWYNTWGAFVYIGIILGLGLAWYFVKGRRHIGTLASHAAVTKE; via the coding sequence ATGACGCGCAACGTGACTGATGCGGAAAGTGACAGCGGTGGTCTCGAGGATTTCGGCTACAAGGAATCCCTGGACCGCAGCATCGGAAAATTCGCGAGTTTCGCCGCAGGGGTCAGCTACATCTCGATCCTGACCGGTACTTTCCAGCTGTTCTACGTGGGTTTCGGCAACGCCGGACCGGCATATCTGTGGTCGTGGCCCATGGTTTTCATCGGGCAGATGGCCGTCGCGCTGTGCTTCATGGAGCTCTCCGCGAAATACCCGGTGGCCGGCTCGGTCTACAACTGGTCCAAGAAACTCGGCAGCCGGCTGGTCGGCTGGAGTTCCGGGTGGCTGATGCTCACCGCGTCGATCGTCACACTGTCGGCCGTCGTCCTGGCATTGCAGCTCAACCTGCCTCGGTTGTGGAGCGGCTTCCAGATCGTCGGCGACGGCACCGGGCAATACGACTTCGCGGCCAACGCCATCATCCTGGGCGTCATCCTGATCGCCTTCACCACGACGGTCAATGCGTTCGGGGTGCGCCTGATGGCGATGATCAACAGCGCGGGCGTGTTCATCGAGCTGATCGCGGCGGTGCTGATCGCCGTCATCCTGGCGTTCAACATCAAACGTGGGCCCGAGGTGTTCTTCTCGACGCACGGTTATGGCGCGGATCTGCCCGGCGGCTTCCTGGGTGCATTCCTCGTGGCATCGCTCGCGTCCTTGTACGTGATGTACGGGTTCGACACCGCAAGCTCGCTCGGTGAGGAAACCGTCGAACCGCGCAGGACGGCGCCCAAGGCGATCCTGCGCGCGATCCTGGCCTCGTTCGTGATCGGCGGCGCGATCCTGGTGTTCGCCGTCATGTCCGCGCCCGATCTCAACGATCCGCTGCTGGGCAGCCCCGAGGGCAGCCTGCAGTACATCGTCGAGAAGGTCATGTGGGGCCCGCTCGGCAAGATCTTCCTGATCTGCATCGTGGTGGCGGTCACGGTGTGCTCGCTGGCCGTGCACACCGCGGCGATTCGGCTCACCTTCGCGATGGCCCGCGACAATGCGCTGCCGTTCGGCGAGAAGCTCGCCCGCGTGCATCCGAAGACCCAGGCGCCCGTCGTCCCGGCGATCGTCATCGGCGTGATCTCGGCACTGATTCTGGTGATCAATCTCGGTCAGCCCAAGGTGTTCACGGTGCTCACGTCGATCGCCATCATCATGATCTACCTCGCGTACCTGATGGTCACCGGGCCGATGCTCAAGAAGCGTCTGCAGGGGCAGTGGCCGCCCGCCGACCTCAAGCCCGGGAACTACTTCACCATGGGCCGTTGGGGTTTGGCCGTCAACATCTTCGCGGTGCTCTGGGGCGTCGGGATGGCGGTCAACCTCGCGTGGCCACGGGTCGCCATCTACGGCGACCCCTGGTACAACACGTGGGGCGCGTTCGTCTACATCGGCATCATCCTGGGGCTGGGACTGGCCTGGTACTTCGTCAAGGGCCGCCGTCACATCGGCACGCTGGCGTCGCACGCGGCGGTGACCAAGGAATGA
- a CDS encoding HAD family hydrolase: MTRAGMCLALSVLVLGATMAGCTENDNRAEPPSSSEAAAPQSKCRQLDASLQWHEGVREFLQKTIDANSTCTGTAPAQARKVAIFDWDNTVVKNDIGYGTNFYMLANDLILQPPNQDWHQTSRYLTDAGANALTAACGTDVPAGKPLPTSTNTKCADEILSILDDETTSGKAAFAGYDERRMTGAYAWGAALSAGYSADELAGFAGKMKEQNLAAPVGATQKIGTKDMDGYIRVYPQIKDLIGTLQAHGVDTWVVSASPEPIVKVWAPEAGINPDHVIGVRNVYDGAGKQTAHLVGCGGVPDGDDSVITYIDGKRCWANQGIFGVTGPAAFDQLPADRRQILGAGDSVTDVTFVGDATVASLVINRNKPELMCRAYDGLFTSGGTWAVNEMFIDPLPQHAPYECATAFTESDGAKGPVLKPDGKPIPNQFDSVY, encoded by the coding sequence ATGACCCGAGCAGGCATGTGTCTGGCCCTGTCCGTCCTGGTGCTCGGCGCAACGATGGCTGGTTGCACCGAGAACGACAACCGGGCCGAGCCGCCGTCCAGCTCGGAAGCGGCTGCACCACAGTCGAAGTGCCGCCAACTCGATGCCTCGCTGCAGTGGCACGAAGGCGTCCGGGAGTTCCTGCAGAAGACCATCGACGCGAACAGCACCTGCACCGGGACCGCACCCGCGCAGGCGCGCAAGGTGGCGATCTTCGACTGGGACAACACCGTGGTCAAGAACGACATCGGCTATGGGACCAACTTCTACATGCTGGCCAACGACCTGATCCTGCAGCCCCCCAACCAGGATTGGCACCAGACCAGCCGGTACCTGACCGACGCCGGAGCCAACGCACTCACCGCGGCGTGCGGCACCGACGTACCGGCCGGCAAGCCGCTGCCGACCAGCACCAACACCAAGTGCGCCGACGAGATCCTGTCGATCCTCGATGACGAAACCACCTCCGGGAAAGCCGCTTTCGCGGGCTACGACGAACGGCGGATGACCGGCGCATACGCCTGGGGCGCCGCGCTGTCGGCGGGTTACAGTGCCGACGAATTGGCCGGTTTCGCGGGGAAGATGAAGGAGCAGAACCTCGCCGCCCCAGTCGGTGCCACGCAGAAGATCGGCACCAAGGACATGGACGGCTACATCCGCGTCTACCCCCAGATCAAGGATCTCATCGGAACCCTGCAGGCACACGGTGTCGACACGTGGGTGGTCTCGGCGTCGCCGGAGCCGATCGTGAAGGTGTGGGCACCCGAGGCCGGAATCAATCCCGATCACGTCATCGGGGTGCGCAACGTCTATGACGGAGCGGGCAAGCAGACGGCGCACCTGGTCGGCTGCGGTGGTGTGCCCGACGGCGACGATTCGGTGATCACCTACATCGACGGCAAGCGCTGCTGGGCCAACCAGGGAATCTTCGGCGTCACCGGTCCCGCGGCCTTCGATCAGCTGCCGGCCGACCGTCGACAGATCCTCGGTGCGGGCGATTCCGTCACCGACGTCACCTTTGTCGGTGACGCGACCGTGGCCTCGCTCGTGATCAACCGCAACAAACCCGAACTCATGTGCCGGGCGTACGACGGATTGTTCACATCCGGCGGCACGTGGGCGGTGAACGAGATGTTCATCGATCCGCTCCCGCAACACGCGCCCTACGAGTGCGCGACCGCCTTCACCGAGTCCGACGGGGCGAAGGGCCCCGTGCTGAAGCCAGACGGGAAGCCCATCCCGAACCAGTTCGACAGCGTCTACTGA
- a CDS encoding GMC family oxidoreductase produces MADTQPVPNSTYDYVVAGGGTAGCIVAARLSEDPNVTVCLLEAGPSDVDDRNILELAAWMHLLDSGYDWDYPVEPQEKGNSFMRHARAKVLGGCSSHNSCIAFWPPAEGLDEWVKMGATGWSAAEILPLVARVENNDAPGDFHGRTGPVRLRDVPPNDPCGAAVLEAAAMVGMPTVAFNRGETVRNGAGWFQINAGEDGTRMSSSHAYLHPILGKRPNLDVRTGCWVSEILFDDQNNATGVRYQRPDLTGYDTVAASREVIVTAGAIDTPKLLMLSGIGPAEHLREFGIAVRTDSPGVGSNLDDHVEGLVFWEASQPMVRTSTQWWEIGLFTTVDPGVSQPDLMMHYGSVPFDMNTLRHGYPTTDNGFCLTPNVTQGHSRGTVRLRSRDFRDRPKVDPRYFTDPDGYDERIMLTGVKLARKIAEQPPLRAWVARELAPGPDAVTDDELLDYIHRTHNTVYHPAGTARMGAVDDPMAVLDPQLRVKGVSGLRVVDASAMPKLPAVNPNITVMTMAEKCVDLLRTT; encoded by the coding sequence ATGGCCGACACTCAACCGGTACCGAACTCGACCTACGACTACGTGGTGGCCGGCGGCGGCACCGCTGGCTGCATCGTCGCCGCTCGACTGTCGGAGGATCCGAACGTCACGGTGTGCCTGCTGGAGGCCGGTCCGTCGGATGTGGATGACCGCAACATCCTCGAACTCGCGGCGTGGATGCACCTGCTGGACTCGGGTTACGACTGGGACTACCCGGTCGAGCCGCAGGAGAAGGGAAACTCGTTCATGCGCCACGCCCGCGCGAAGGTGCTGGGCGGCTGCTCTTCCCACAACTCGTGTATCGCGTTCTGGCCGCCCGCGGAGGGGCTGGACGAGTGGGTGAAGATGGGTGCGACCGGTTGGAGCGCCGCCGAGATCCTGCCGCTGGTGGCAAGGGTCGAGAACAACGACGCCCCAGGCGATTTCCACGGCCGCACCGGTCCGGTGCGGTTGCGTGACGTGCCGCCCAACGACCCGTGCGGCGCTGCCGTGCTGGAGGCCGCGGCCATGGTCGGGATGCCCACGGTGGCGTTCAACCGGGGCGAAACGGTGCGCAACGGCGCCGGCTGGTTCCAGATCAACGCCGGCGAGGACGGCACCAGGATGTCGTCGTCGCATGCCTATCTGCACCCCATCCTGGGCAAGCGGCCCAATCTCGATGTCCGCACGGGCTGCTGGGTCTCGGAGATCCTCTTCGACGACCAGAACAACGCCACCGGTGTGCGCTACCAGCGACCCGACCTCACCGGGTACGACACGGTGGCGGCGAGCCGCGAGGTGATCGTCACCGCCGGTGCCATCGACACTCCGAAGCTGCTGATGCTTTCGGGAATCGGTCCGGCCGAGCACCTTCGCGAGTTCGGCATCGCGGTGCGCACGGACTCGCCGGGAGTGGGTTCGAACCTCGACGACCACGTCGAGGGGCTGGTGTTCTGGGAGGCCTCGCAGCCCATGGTGCGCACGTCCACCCAATGGTGGGAGATCGGCCTGTTCACCACGGTCGATCCCGGTGTCTCGCAGCCGGATCTGATGATGCACTACGGCAGCGTCCCGTTCGACATGAACACGCTGCGGCACGGCTATCCGACCACCGACAACGGTTTCTGCCTGACACCCAATGTCACGCAGGGGCATTCGCGCGGGACCGTGCGCCTGCGCAGCCGCGACTTCCGGGACCGGCCGAAGGTCGACCCGCGGTACTTCACCGATCCCGACGGCTACGACGAACGCATCATGCTCACCGGTGTGAAGCTCGCGCGCAAAATCGCCGAGCAGCCGCCGCTGCGTGCGTGGGTGGCCCGCGAGCTTGCTCCGGGCCCCGACGCCGTCACGGACGACGAGCTGCTCGACTACATCCATCGCACCCACAACACCGTGTACCACCCGGCGGGTACGGCCCGCATGGGTGCTGTCGACGACCCGATGGCGGTCCTCGATCCGCAGCTGCGGGTCAAGGGCGTGTCGGGGCTACGGGTCGTCGACGCCTCGGCGATGCCGAAGCTGCCCGCGGTGAATCCGAACATCACCGTGATGACGATGGCGGAGAAATGCGTCGATCTGCTTCGCACGACCTGA